A genomic segment from Bacteroidia bacterium encodes:
- a CDS encoding TonB-dependent receptor yields MRTILFLILFTAGSGTLLAQTLTQTVRGTVIDADSKSPIPGVAVKMFFGDSVKTSTSDADGKFRIREVPVGRHRMTFSFIGYEERKLDNLVVGTGKEVILQIELTESVIMSDEVQIYGNIDQTKANNDLVTNSSRNFQSEETERYAGSRADPSKMVANYAGVASANDLRNDIIVRGNSPLGVLWRLEGLDIPNPNHFSNQGATGGPISILNNNLLAGSDFLTGAFPAEYGNKSAAVFDLRLKNGNNEKYEFTSQIGFNGFELGAEGPISKKQGSSFIAAYRYSTFAFFDLIGVNFGVSGIPEYSDATVKFNIPTKKAGQFSLWGIGGKSHIELLDSERDTTNWALTDGGEDLIFGSNMFALGMNHVYFFTPDISGKFSAGFTRGGFSAIIDTLSSTKVPFRVYTNESSEDSHILSYVLTWKMNARHLFKTGINYSGFLFDYHTYFWSRKSLINVDQLKQNDGTGVLQSFLHWQYRINEKHSMNTGIHHQYLVLNGRQIAEPRIGWRFQFKKNQSLSLAGGIHSQTAPMLYYFYKTYDTLSQSYTQSNLELDFSKSVHAVAGYDLVFKKDFRMKAEVYYQYLFHIPIDTSRNSTFSLINSGNDIEGLPLMDSLYNSGTGSSRGIEFTFEKFFSKRYYFLTSVSLYQSDYSAADGKIRPTAFSGGYVYNQLAGYELPVGKKKNVLLELDMKFTLAAGNRYTPIDLVASAAENSAVYSDSLAFSEKFKDYSRLDLKVSVRINRKKTAHYLFLNVENVTDRKNVLRQIYDPKTSTIVEEYQLGVFPYGGYRIEF; encoded by the coding sequence ATGAGGACGATCCTTTTTCTCATTCTGTTCACGGCCGGTTCGGGCACACTCCTCGCACAGACGCTTACGCAGACGGTGCGCGGAACCGTTATAGATGCCGACTCGAAATCGCCCATTCCCGGTGTTGCCGTAAAGATGTTCTTTGGAGATTCGGTCAAGACTTCCACCAGTGATGCAGACGGAAAATTCAGGATCCGTGAGGTTCCGGTAGGGCGTCACCGGATGACTTTCTCATTTATCGGATACGAAGAACGCAAGCTGGATAACCTGGTGGTGGGAACAGGAAAGGAAGTTATTCTGCAGATTGAACTAACTGAAAGTGTTATCATGAGCGATGAAGTGCAGATTTACGGGAATATTGACCAGACCAAAGCGAACAATGATCTGGTGACGAATAGTTCCCGGAATTTTCAAAGCGAGGAAACGGAGCGCTATGCCGGTTCGCGGGCAGATCCCAGCAAGATGGTAGCCAATTACGCCGGTGTAGCGTCTGCGAACGATCTGCGAAATGACATCATCGTTCGGGGCAATTCTCCACTTGGCGTGCTCTGGCGGCTGGAAGGACTTGACATTCCCAACCCCAACCACTTCTCGAATCAGGGTGCCACCGGCGGTCCGATCAGTATTCTTAATAATAATCTGCTGGCCGGCAGTGATTTTCTCACGGGAGCGTTCCCTGCAGAATACGGAAACAAGAGTGCCGCTGTTTTCGATCTCCGGCTAAAGAACGGCAATAACGAAAAATACGAATTCACTTCGCAGATCGGCTTTAACGGCTTTGAGCTGGGAGCCGAAGGTCCTATTTCAAAAAAACAGGGGTCGTCCTTCATCGCCGCTTACCGGTACAGCACTTTCGCTTTTTTTGATCTGATTGGGGTAAACTTTGGTGTTTCGGGAATTCCGGAGTACAGTGACGCAACGGTGAAGTTCAACATACCCACGAAAAAAGCCGGACAATTCTCTCTGTGGGGAATTGGAGGCAAGAGTCATATTGAACTGCTGGACAGTGAACGTGACACCACCAACTGGGCGCTAACGGACGGCGGGGAAGACCTGATCTTCGGCAGCAATATGTTTGCGCTGGGAATGAACCACGTCTATTTTTTCACACCTGACATTTCAGGAAAATTTTCCGCCGGCTTCACACGGGGAGGTTTCAGCGCAATAATTGATACGCTGAGCAGCACAAAGGTACCCTTCCGGGTTTACACCAATGAATCATCGGAAGATTCCCATATTCTCTCCTATGTTCTCACATGGAAAATGAATGCCCGGCACCTGTTTAAAACCGGAATTAATTATTCCGGCTTTTTGTTCGATTATCACACTTATTTCTGGTCGCGGAAAAGCCTGATAAATGTAGATCAGTTAAAACAAAACGACGGTACCGGGGTCCTCCAGTCATTTCTTCACTGGCAATACCGGATCAACGAAAAGCACAGTATGAATACAGGGATTCACCACCAGTACCTAGTCCTTAACGGGCGGCAAATCGCTGAACCCCGTATCGGATGGAGGTTTCAGTTTAAAAAGAACCAGTCTCTCTCTCTTGCCGGCGGAATACACAGCCAAACAGCACCCATGCTTTATTATTTTTACAAAACATACGATACCCTTAGTCAGTCTTACACACAGAGTAATCTGGAACTGGATTTTTCAAAGAGTGTTCATGCGGTAGCAGGGTACGACCTGGTATTTAAAAAGGACTTTCGGATGAAGGCTGAAGTATACTATCAGTACTTGTTTCACATTCCCATTGATACTTCCCGTAACAGCACTTTCTCGCTCATTAACTCAGGAAACGACATAGAAGGTCTTCCGCTGATGGACAGCCTGTATAATTCCGGTACAGGAAGTAGCCGGGGCATAGAATTTACTTTCGAAAAGTTTTTCAGCAAGCGGTATTACTTCCTGACTTCTGTTTCGCTGTATCAGTCGGATTACTCCGCAGCCGATGGGAAAATACGCCCAACCGCCTTTTCGGGAGGATATGTTTACAATCAGCTGGCCGGGTATGAACTTCCGGTTGGAAAGAAGAAGAACGTGCTGCTGGAACTGGATATGAAATTCACACTGGCTGCGGGAAACCGCTACACACCCATTGACCTTGTTGCTTCGGCCGCAGAAAACAGTGCGGTTTATTCAGACAGTCTTGCGTTTTCGGAAAAATTTAAAGATTACTCGCGGCTGGATCTGAAAGTAAGCGTTCGTATCAACAGGAAAAAGACCGCACATTATTTATTCCTCAATGTAGAAAATGTGACCGACCGGAAAAACGTACTGCGTCAGATCTACGATCCGAAGACAAGTACCATCGTGGAAGAATACCAGCTCGGTGTATTTCCGTACGGGGGTTACCGGATCGAATTCTAG
- the gcvP gene encoding aminomethyl-transferring glycine dehydrogenase → MRLLSPLYYICFLKINPMDAFVNRHNGPNAEETAAMLQQIGVKSIDELIAQTVPQAIRLQQPLAIGQGMTEFEYLNHIRGLGRKNKLFRSYIGAGYYGTILPPVIQRNILENPGWYTAYTPYQAEISQGRLEALLNYQTMICSMTGMPVANASLLDEATAAAEAMSMFFSSRSREKEKAGAVAFFVSSNCFPQTLDVITTRAIPLGIEVVTGTPESFKGGEKFFGALIQYPDSNGSVTDPSVFIKNCQTAGIPVAVGADLLSLALLRPPGEMGADVVFGNSQRFGVPMGFGGPHAAFFAAKEDYKRLFPGRIIGVSVDADGRPALRMALQTREQHIRREKATSNICTAQALLAIMASMYAVYHGPKGIRSIAAHIHSCTAILYRELKKAGINVKGTLFFDTLHITGADQNRIRTAALATAINLQYKGNDEVIIALDETVSSGDLNDLLGIFGIKSSVTADTIHNEKGVLQDSGLKRTSPILDHPIFSSYHSESEMMRYIKRLENKDLSLTHSMISLGSCTMKLNAASELLPLTWPEFANLHPFVPSDQAEGYLELINTLNRDLAVITGFAGMSFQPNSGAQGEYAGLLVIRAFHLANGNTQRNIALIPTSAHGTNPASAAMAGMKIVLVKCDEKGNIDIADLKQKAEQHKNELSCLMVTYPSTHGVFEEGIREITGIIHDNGGQVYMDGANMNAQVGLTSPGNIGADVCHLNLHKTFAIPHGGGGPGMGPIGVAKHLLPFLPGHPFVKSGSDKAIPAVSAAPFGSALILLISYGYIKMLGGPGLKAATCTAILNANYMKEILKDHYPILYVGTNGRVAHEMILDCKDFKKTSGVEVGDMAKRLMDYGFHAPTVAFPVHDTLMVEPTESESKAELDRFCEALIQIRQEIEAIEKGQADPANNLLKNAPHTVRRATADQWKFPYTRQAAVYPLKWVKDNKFWPSVGRVDNAAGDRNLVCTCPPLEQYAEVVA, encoded by the coding sequence ATGCGTCTCCTGTCGCCATTGTATTATATTTGTTTCCTTAAAATAAATCCTATGGATGCCTTCGTAAACAGACACAACGGACCCAACGCAGAGGAGACTGCGGCCATGCTTCAGCAGATCGGAGTCAAGAGTATTGATGAACTGATCGCACAAACCGTTCCGCAGGCCATTCGTCTGCAGCAACCGCTCGCTATCGGGCAGGGAATGACGGAGTTCGAATACCTGAATCATATTCGCGGACTGGGTAGAAAAAACAAATTGTTCCGGTCATATATCGGAGCCGGATATTACGGGACCATTCTTCCTCCGGTCATCCAGAGAAACATTCTTGAGAATCCGGGATGGTATACCGCTTATACTCCGTATCAGGCCGAGATTTCCCAGGGGCGTCTTGAAGCATTGCTGAATTACCAAACCATGATTTGCAGTATGACAGGGATGCCGGTAGCCAATGCATCGCTGCTGGATGAGGCTACAGCCGCTGCAGAGGCTATGAGTATGTTTTTCAGTTCGCGCAGCAGGGAGAAGGAGAAGGCCGGGGCGGTTGCGTTCTTTGTGAGCTCCAATTGTTTCCCCCAAACCCTGGATGTGATCACCACACGGGCCATTCCTTTAGGAATTGAAGTAGTTACCGGCACACCGGAATCCTTCAAAGGAGGAGAAAAATTCTTCGGTGCCCTCATTCAGTATCCCGATTCCAACGGAAGCGTGACTGATCCCTCGGTCTTCATAAAAAACTGCCAGACAGCCGGTATTCCGGTAGCCGTAGGAGCCGATCTTTTGTCACTTGCCCTGCTTCGACCGCCCGGAGAGATGGGCGCTGATGTGGTGTTTGGAAACAGCCAGCGTTTCGGTGTTCCGATGGGATTCGGAGGTCCACATGCCGCATTTTTCGCCGCAAAAGAAGATTACAAGCGGTTATTCCCCGGTCGTATTATTGGCGTGAGCGTAGATGCCGACGGCCGGCCCGCACTGCGCATGGCACTGCAAACACGTGAACAACATATTCGAAGGGAAAAAGCCACCTCGAATATTTGCACGGCGCAAGCACTTCTGGCGATCATGGCTTCCATGTATGCGGTGTATCACGGACCAAAGGGGATTCGCAGCATTGCAGCTCATATTCATTCCTGCACAGCCATACTTTACCGCGAACTGAAAAAAGCCGGCATCAATGTGAAGGGAACGCTGTTTTTCGATACCCTTCATATCACCGGTGCTGATCAGAACCGCATCCGTACCGCTGCACTGGCCACTGCTATTAATTTACAGTATAAAGGCAACGATGAAGTGATCATTGCTCTGGATGAAACCGTAAGTTCCGGTGATCTGAATGATCTTCTAGGGATTTTTGGAATCAAAAGCAGTGTAACGGCAGACACCATCCATAACGAGAAAGGTGTTCTTCAGGATTCCGGTCTAAAGCGTACCTCCCCCATTCTTGATCATCCCATCTTTTCTTCGTATCACAGCGAAAGCGAAATGATGCGATACATCAAGCGGCTGGAAAACAAAGATCTTTCGCTGACGCATTCCATGATCTCATTGGGATCCTGTACCATGAAACTGAATGCAGCATCAGAACTTCTGCCGCTTACCTGGCCCGAGTTTGCCAACCTTCATCCGTTTGTTCCGTCAGATCAGGCCGAAGGCTATCTGGAACTAATTAACACCCTCAACCGCGATCTTGCCGTTATTACGGGTTTCGCCGGTATGAGTTTTCAGCCAAATTCCGGCGCACAGGGCGAATATGCCGGCCTGCTTGTGATACGTGCTTTTCATCTGGCCAACGGAAACACTCAGCGAAACATTGCGCTTATTCCCACCTCAGCACACGGAACCAATCCTGCCAGCGCTGCAATGGCCGGAATGAAGATTGTACTTGTTAAATGCGATGAAAAAGGAAATATTGATATCGCAGATCTGAAGCAGAAAGCTGAACAGCATAAGAATGAACTCTCCTGTCTGATGGTAACCTATCCCAGCACCCATGGAGTATTTGAGGAAGGCATCCGTGAGATTACGGGCATCATTCACGACAATGGCGGTCAGGTATACATGGATGGTGCCAATATGAATGCGCAGGTGGGACTCACCTCACCCGGAAATATCGGGGCGGACGTATGTCACCTCAATCTGCATAAAACATTTGCCATTCCGCACGGCGGCGGCGGACCGGGCATGGGGCCCATCGGTGTGGCAAAACATCTGCTTCCCTTCCTCCCCGGACATCCCTTCGTAAAATCAGGCAGCGATAAAGCCATACCAGCAGTTTCCGCCGCACCCTTCGGATCGGCACTCATCCTGCTGATTTCGTACGGGTATATTAAAATGCTGGGAGGTCCGGGCTTAAAAGCCGCCACCTGCACAGCGATTCTGAACGCCAATTACATGAAAGAAATTCTGAAAGATCATTATCCCATTCTCTATGTGGGAACGAATGGGCGCGTGGCCCACGAGATGATCCTCGATTGCAAGGATTTCAAGAAAACCTCCGGGGTGGAAGTCGGTGATATGGCCAAGCGACTCATGGATTATGGATTTCATGCACCAACCGTTGCATTTCCTGTTCACGATACCCTGATGGTAGAGCCGACAGAAAGCGAAAGCAAGGCCGAACTGGATCGTTTCTGTGAAGCGCTGATCCAAATCCGGCAGGAGATCGAAGCCATCGAAAAGGGTCAGGCAGATCCGGCGAACAACCTGCTCAAAAATGCTCCGCACACTGTACGCAGGGCCACCGCCGATCAGTGGAAATTCCCCTACACCCGTCAGGCGGCCGTTTATCCTCTTAAGTGGGTGAAAGACAATAAGTTCTGGCCTTCAGTAGGGCGAGTTGACAATGCAGCCGGCGACCGGAATCTGGTATGTACCTGTCCGCCCCTGGAGCAATATGCCGAAGTGGTGGCGTAA
- a CDS encoding T9SS type A sorting domain-containing protein produces the protein MKKLYAITLSLGVCAGLMAQRPSTGETVQAPVNSNAKNGNPSVMVTPTDTLWGNFPMGGGTASPTIFSSTGGGFVGGHNGYGDLKKVQAFMVTSPYSVEGICYWFGGKVFTSGNNTSKVVSSLWAMTGTGTASTGNAPCPANNPIANTSNDIMIGAIDTTSSGAGGFVFVTLPSPYAATVDYGAGINLAFNSAGDTVGLVSTEDGGAGMMDQSWEQWSDNTWHTAYEPQNWGLNIDWAIFPIVNMNSGIADGNFINGIKLYQNFPNPTMGNTTVSFELENSAKDVMIVINDLNGKLIKKIELKNLNAGKHELNLDAKEIGAGTFFILLQADNNRLGKKMTVVH, from the coding sequence ATGAAAAAACTCTACGCAATTACTCTGTCACTTGGAGTGTGCGCAGGACTTATGGCACAGCGCCCTTCTACCGGCGAAACTGTTCAGGCTCCTGTGAACTCTAACGCCAAAAACGGAAACCCTTCCGTGATGGTAACCCCCACTGATACCCTTTGGGGAAATTTCCCAATGGGTGGCGGAACTGCCTCTCCTACCATTTTCTCCTCTACAGGAGGCGGATTTGTGGGCGGTCATAATGGCTACGGTGACCTTAAGAAAGTACAGGCTTTCATGGTAACCTCGCCCTATTCTGTGGAAGGCATTTGCTACTGGTTTGGCGGTAAAGTATTCACTTCCGGAAACAATACTTCTAAAGTTGTTTCCAGCCTGTGGGCAATGACCGGAACAGGAACCGCTTCCACCGGAAACGCACCTTGTCCTGCCAACAACCCGATCGCTAACACAAGCAACGACATCATGATTGGCGCCATTGATACAACCTCGAGCGGAGCAGGAGGATTTGTTTTTGTTACTCTTCCTTCACCCTACGCCGCTACCGTTGACTATGGTGCAGGCATCAACCTCGCCTTCAATAGCGCAGGTGACACCGTTGGTCTTGTTTCTACAGAGGACGGAGGTGCAGGTATGATGGATCAAAGCTGGGAGCAATGGAGCGACAATACATGGCACACCGCTTATGAGCCGCAGAACTGGGGTCTGAACATTGACTGGGCTATTTTCCCGATCGTGAATATGAATTCCGGTATTGCTGATGGCAACTTTATCAATGGCATCAAGCTGTACCAGAATTTCCCGAACCCCACAATGGGCAACACGACCGTTTCCTTCGAACTTGAGAACAGTGCAAAAGACGTAATGATCGTTATCAACGATCTGAACGGAAAACTGATCAAAAAGATTGAGCTGAAGAACCTGAACGCCGGCAAGCACGAGTTAAACCTCGATGCAAAAGAGATTGGTGCAGGAACTTTCTTCATCCTTCTCCAGGCCGACAACAATCGTCTTGGAAAGAAGATGACTGTTGTTCACTAA
- a CDS encoding T9SS type A sorting domain-containing protein encodes MKYLLYSILLFLYSALSAQNITEEFEDSATVVNNGWVTLNNSNPAGPTSWFAGNTTVFTAHSQNGYFAANYNSCSGSGTISTWLISPVRWFRNGDSILFYTRTVDSSLIPTFPDRLQLRFSPNGTGLNVGANASDTGDFTQSLLDINPTYDSTGYPNGYPCHWKKYMVILSGLPAQGVSGRFAFRYFIENGGPLGSRSDYIGIDSCAYRTPTNGVNESEPFRFSVFPNPVQQGQPVSIQSADLHTESNLEILDATGRIIFTCSFRDQIFIDTRSWAAGLFHIRLVNKDGTVSRSLIIR; translated from the coding sequence ATGAAATATCTTTTGTACTCAATTCTTCTGTTTCTATACTCTGCACTTAGTGCACAAAATATTACTGAAGAATTTGAGGATTCCGCCACGGTAGTCAATAACGGATGGGTTACGCTGAACAATAGCAATCCTGCCGGACCTACTTCCTGGTTTGCCGGTAACACTACGGTATTTACCGCCCATTCCCAGAACGGATATTTTGCAGCAAATTACAACAGCTGTTCCGGCAGCGGTACCATCAGCACCTGGCTGATCTCACCGGTTCGCTGGTTTCGTAACGGAGATTCGATTCTGTTTTACACCCGCACCGTTGACTCCTCCCTGATTCCAACCTTTCCTGACAGGCTGCAGCTCCGGTTCAGTCCGAATGGAACCGGGCTCAATGTGGGTGCTAATGCCAGTGATACAGGAGATTTTACCCAGTCGTTACTTGACATCAATCCCACTTACGATTCTACAGGATATCCCAATGGTTATCCCTGCCACTGGAAAAAATACATGGTCATACTCTCGGGTCTACCCGCCCAGGGGGTGAGCGGACGCTTCGCCTTTCGCTATTTTATAGAAAATGGCGGCCCGCTTGGGTCACGTTCAGATTATATCGGCATCGACAGCTGTGCATACCGCACCCCTACAAACGGCGTTAATGAATCCGAACCATTCCGGTTCTCGGTATTTCCTAATCCCGTTCAGCAAGGACAACCTGTTTCTATTCAATCTGCCGATCTGCACACAGAGTCGAACCTGGAGATCCTGGACGCAACAGGCCGGATCATTTTTACCTGCTCTTTCCGGGATCAGATTTTTATTGATACCCGAAGCTGGGCGGCCGGGCTCTTTCACATCCGTTTAGTGAACAAAGATGGGACAGTCTCCCGTTCTTTGATTATCAGATAA
- a CDS encoding T9SS type A sorting domain-containing protein, with translation MKKLYIIAVVLLMGGAMFAQTQNIPMNPRTKLHRPINNVVKPSHLNGPEAISSFIVDYDTADAYTWWTGGDTYDRFIWDMNWNYNAAQGDTALKYVVTAFDTIIDSYANPSPVGYPLNSVQQVKVDSIYFIIGQENNSTTDDTLIVKLMNVNANGYPSTTVYWSDTLYFPQDIPHGTNWLQAYYVSIPVNGSNGFVIPSNGKKYSVRLEYHGNKQDTCGVLAGFGSFQGSCGSSPNALLAYQTQTGAFKVNSTTWYNANSFAVWTEYATYGTLPTTSGANLYYDCDGSGGITSGDGMNYIQNLNILTYETVTTNVGMTEDFVNGIRLGQNYPNPSVADFNLIYQIEKSSAVKLEIMDMTGKVVAVFNEGNKAAGQHTIKISDLNLQSGTYFYTLTANGNKLTKKFSIAK, from the coding sequence ATGAAGAAACTCTACATTATTGCAGTCGTTCTTTTGATGGGAGGAGCCATGTTTGCACAAACGCAGAACATACCTATGAACCCCCGAACGAAGCTGCACCGGCCTATCAACAATGTTGTGAAGCCTTCGCACCTTAACGGTCCTGAAGCCATCAGTTCATTTATCGTTGACTATGATACCGCCGATGCTTATACCTGGTGGACCGGTGGCGATACTTACGATCGTTTCATATGGGACATGAACTGGAACTACAATGCAGCTCAGGGAGACACCGCGCTGAAGTATGTAGTAACAGCATTTGATACCATTATTGACAGCTATGCGAACCCGAGCCCTGTCGGCTACCCGCTCAACAGTGTTCAGCAGGTGAAAGTAGATTCCATCTATTTTATCATCGGTCAGGAGAATAACTCCACAACTGATGATACACTTATCGTTAAGCTGATGAACGTAAATGCGAATGGATATCCTTCCACTACCGTTTACTGGTCCGACACCCTTTATTTCCCTCAGGACATACCTCACGGAACAAACTGGCTGCAGGCCTACTATGTATCTATACCTGTTAACGGAAGCAATGGATTTGTGATCCCTTCCAACGGAAAAAAATATTCCGTGCGCCTGGAATATCATGGTAACAAACAGGATACCTGCGGTGTACTTGCCGGATTTGGATCATTCCAGGGTTCCTGCGGCAGCAGCCCGAATGCACTTCTGGCCTACCAGACTCAAACGGGTGCTTTCAAGGTGAACTCCACCACCTGGTATAATGCGAATTCCTTCGCAGTTTGGACCGAGTATGCCACTTATGGAACCTTGCCCACAACGAGCGGTGCGAACCTTTACTACGACTGTGACGGTTCTGGTGGTATTACTTCAGGCGACGGAATGAACTATATCCAGAACCTGAACATCCTTACGTACGAGACAGTAACTACCAATGTGGGTATGACTGAAGATTTCGTTAACGGTATCCGTCTTGGACAGAACTATCCAAACCCATCTGTAGCCGATTTCAACCTGATTTATCAGATTGAGAAGAGTTCAGCGGTTAAACTCGAGATCATGGATATGACCGGAAAAGTGGTGGCTGTGTTCAACGAAGGCAACAAGGCAGCCGGACAGCATACCATTAAGATTTCCGATCTGAATCTGCAGTCGGGCACCTATTTCTACACGCTTACCGCGAACGGAAATAAACTCACCAAGAAATTCAGTATTGCGAAATAG
- a CDS encoding ATP-binding cassette domain-containing protein: MIEVRNISRSFGDKQVVKDFSFTCDKGKTNLIIGESGSGKTVTMKCMVGLLEPDSGNVLYDGKNFTGMSLNERKMIRREIGMLFQGAALFDSMTVEENVMFPLQMFTEMSSQEKLDRVNFCLNRVNIQNANAKFPSEISGGMKKRVAIARAIVLNPKYLFCDEPNSGLDPKTSILIDDLIQEITYEFNMTTLVITHDMNSVMEIGDKIAFFHKGNKAWEGSRHDILQATNEQLVDFVYASKFLKSLRKK, from the coding sequence ATGATCGAGGTTAGGAATATATCCAGGTCATTTGGGGATAAGCAGGTGGTGAAGGATTTTTCCTTTACATGCGATAAGGGCAAGACAAATCTCATAATCGGTGAATCCGGGTCAGGCAAAACCGTGACCATGAAGTGCATGGTTGGTCTTCTGGAGCCTGATAGCGGAAACGTACTCTACGACGGGAAGAATTTTACGGGAATGTCTTTGAATGAACGGAAAATGATCCGGCGAGAAATCGGTATGCTTTTCCAGGGTGCAGCACTTTTTGATTCCATGACCGTGGAGGAGAATGTGATGTTTCCGCTGCAGATGTTTACCGAAATGAGTTCCCAGGAGAAGCTGGACCGGGTTAATTTCTGCCTCAATCGTGTGAATATTCAGAATGCAAATGCAAAATTTCCATCCGAGATAAGCGGTGGAATGAAAAAGCGCGTGGCCATTGCCAGAGCCATCGTACTTAATCCAAAGTATCTGTTCTGCGATGAACCGAATTCCGGACTCGATCCGAAAACATCTATTCTTATTGATGATCTTATCCAGGAGATTACTTATGAATTTAACATGACTACCCTGGTGATCACCCACGACATGAATTCCGTTATGGAGATCGGAGATAAGATCGCCTTCTTTCATAAGGGCAATAAAGCGTGGGAGGGAAGCCGCCACGATATACTTCAGGCCACCAATGAACAATTGGTGGACTTTGTTTACGCTTCCAAGTTTCTCAAATCGCTGCGAAAAAAATAA
- a CDS encoding ABC transporter permease translates to MNILYHLGSYYLLMARVFSRPEKGWVFRRQVFSEIDKLGIGSLGIVAIISVFMGAVITIQAAFGFESPWVPVYAVGVTTRDSMILEFSPAIVSLILAGKVGSNIASEIGTMKVSEQVDALEIMGVNSASFLILPKIVALVFINPFLIVISMFLGILGGYFLGVAMGVVTPQEYMYGIQYEFRPYNVMYALVKTCVFAFIIASVASYHGYRTNGGALEVGQSSTKAVVYSSIVILIFNLIITQILLA, encoded by the coding sequence ATGAATATATTATATCATCTTGGGAGTTATTATCTGCTGATGGCCAGGGTATTCAGCCGCCCGGAAAAGGGCTGGGTATTTCGGCGTCAGGTTTTTTCTGAAATCGACAAACTCGGGATTGGTTCACTGGGGATTGTTGCCATCATTTCTGTGTTCATGGGTGCAGTTATTACCATTCAGGCGGCTTTCGGATTTGAAAGTCCCTGGGTACCGGTGTATGCTGTAGGGGTAACCACCCGCGATTCTATGATCCTTGAATTTTCCCCGGCCATTGTCAGTCTCATCCTGGCGGGAAAAGTGGGATCAAATATTGCCTCCGAGATCGGAACCATGAAAGTGAGTGAGCAGGTGGATGCATTGGAAATCATGGGTGTGAATTCCGCTTCCTTCCTGATTCTTCCCAAAATAGTCGCCCTTGTATTCATCAACCCTTTTTTGATCGTGATCAGTATGTTCCTCGGGATCCTTGGGGGATATTTCCTGGGGGTGGCAATGGGCGTTGTTACCCCTCAGGAGTATATGTACGGAATCCAATATGAATTCCGGCCATATAATGTGATGTATGCCTTGGTGAAAACCTGTGTATTTGCCTTTATCATTGCCTCGGTAGCTTCCTACCACGGTTACCGGACTAACGGAGGTGCGCTGGAAGTGGGTCAAAGCAGTACGAAGGCGGTGGTTTATTCCAGTATAGTGATATTAATTTTTAACCTCATTATTACTCAGATCCTGCTGGCATGA
- a CDS encoding ferrous iron transport protein A, with product MKHLNRTLDQLAIGESGVIESFTDPVMSLKLVEMGCVPGEPVLMDSVAPLGDPIAVMVCGYKLSLRRTEAASIVLRPLR from the coding sequence ATGAAACATCTTAACCGTACACTGGACCAGTTGGCAATCGGAGAGTCAGGAGTGATAGAATCCTTCACTGATCCGGTTATGTCCCTGAAATTGGTTGAGATGGGGTGTGTTCCCGGCGAACCTGTATTAATGGACTCGGTGGCACCATTGGGTGATCCCATTGCCGTGATGGTTTGCGGTTACAAACTGAGCCTTCGGAGAACAGAGGCCGCCTCCATTGTGCTCCGGCCTCTCCGTTAA